A single Triticum dicoccoides isolate Atlit2015 ecotype Zavitan chromosome 2A, WEW_v2.0, whole genome shotgun sequence DNA region contains:
- the LOC119353665 gene encoding hydrophobic protein LTI6A, translated as MADEGTANCIDIILAIILPPLGVFFKFACGIEFWICLLLTFFGYLPGIIYAVWVITK; from the exons atgGCGGACGAGGGGACGGCCAACTGCATCGACATCATCCTCGCCATCATCCTGCCGCCGCTCGGCGTCTTCTTCAAGTTCGCCTGCGGG ATCGAGTTCTGGATCTGCTTGCTGCTCACCTTCTTCGGCTACCTCCCCGGCATCATCTACGCCGTCTGGGTCATCACCAAGTAG
- the LOC119353664 gene encoding H/ACA ribonucleoprotein complex subunit 4-like codes for MSSTPPAVASPASEHTKSKKKKSKSKDASADPAADTTSLADAEAKTDGYMIKPQALVPSLDTSTWPLLLKNYDRLNVRTGHYTPLPSGHSPLKRPLAEYLRYGVINLDKPSNPSSHEVVAWIKRLLRVEKTGHSGTLDPKVTGNLIVCVDRATRLVKSQQGAGKEYVCIARFHAAVPDTARVARALESLTGAVFQRPPLISAVKRQLRVRTIYESKLLEHDAERHLAVFWISCEAGTYVRTLCVHLGLLLGVGAHMQELRRVRSGILGEQDNMVTMHDVMDAMWALDNHKDESYIRRVVMPLEVILTSYKRLVVKDSAVNAICYGAKLMIPGLLRFENDIDVGEEVVLMTTKGEAIAIGIAEMPTAVMATCDHGAVAKIKRVVMDRDTYPRKWGLGPVALKKKKMIAEGLLDKHGKPTEKTPAEWLRNVVLPTGGDAMIASLAAAPEPEKVKVEEQDVVPSEEVKEKKKKRKTDEDDVTASTPAKKMKVEEVTEAVEGEKSEKKKKKKKDKGEPGSAVSEAVKEEKSSLSDEEKGASEKKKKKKSKEDGDDVAPKSVEVEKSEKKKDKKKKSKEGGDDVATESEVEKSEKKKEKKKKKKDAEEATQ; via the coding sequence ATGTCGTCCACGCCGCCGGCCGTCGCGTCCCCCGCCTCCGAGCACACCAAATCtaagaaaaagaagagcaaatcCAAGGACGcctccgccgaccccgccgccgataCCACATCGCTGGCGGACGCCGAGGCCAAGACTGATGGCTATATGATCAAGCCCCAGGCCCTGGTTCCGTCCCTCGACACCTCCACCTGGCCGCTCCTCCTCAAGAACTACGACCGCCTCAACGTCCGCACCGGCCACTACACCCCGCTCCCCTCCGGCCACTCGCCGCTCAAGCGCCCCCTCGCCGAGTACCTCCGCTACGGCGTCATCAACCTCGACAAGCCGTCCAACCCCTCCTCCCACGAGGTGGTGGCGTGGATCAAGCGCCTCCTCCGCGTCGAGAAGACCGGCCACAGCGGCACGCTCGACCCCAAGGTCACCGGCAACCTCATCGTCTGCGTCGACCGCGCCACACGCCTCGTCAAGTCGCAGCAGGGCGCAGGTAAGGAGTATGTGTGCATCGCCCGCTTCCACGCCGCCGTCCCAGACACGGCCCGGGTCGCTCGCGCGCTCGAGTCCCTTACCGGCGCCGTGTTCCAGCGCCCGCCGCTCATCTCGGCGGTCAAGCGCCAGCTCAGGGTGCGCACCATTTATGAGAGCAAGCTGCTGGAGCATGACGCCGAGCGCCACCTTGCTGTGTTCTGGATCTCCTGCGAGGCTGGAACCTATGTCCGGACGCTCTGCGTGCACCTTGGGCTGCTCCTGGGTGTCGGTGCGCATATGCAGGAGCTGCGCCGTGTCCGGTCAGGTATCCTCGGAGAGCAGGACAACATGGTCACCATGCACGATGTGATGGATGCCATGTGGGCGCTTGACAACCACAAGGATGAGTCTTACATAAGGCGTGTGGTGATGCCGCTTGAGGTAATTCTTACCAGTTACAAGAGGCTTGTTGTGAAGGACTCTGCTGTTAATGCTATCTGCTATGGTGCCAAGCTTATGATTCCTGGGTTGCTCCGGTTTGAGAATGACATTGATGTTGGAGAGGAGGTTGTTCTCATGACTACAAAGGGGGAGGCGATTGCCATTGGTATCGCTGAGATGCCCACTGCTGTTATGGCGACTTGTGACCATGGTGCTGTGGCGAAGATCAAGAGGGTGGTGATGGACAGGGACACATACCCAAGGAAGTGGGGGCTTGGTCCAGTGGcactcaagaagaagaagatgattgctGAGGGCCTCCTTGATAAGCATGGGAAGCCAACTGAGAAGACCCCAGCTGAGTGGCTTCGGAATGTGGTGCTTCCTACTGGTGGTGATGCGATGATTGCTAGCCTTGCAGCTGCTCCTGAGCCCGAGAAGGTGAAGGTGGAAGAACAGGATGTGGTGCCAAGTGAGGAGgtcaaggagaagaagaaaaagaggaagacTGATGAGGATGATGTAACTGCTTCTACACCTGCAAAGAAGATGAAGGTGGAGGAGGTCACTGAGGCAGTGGAAGGGGAGAAGagtgagaagaagaagaaaaaaaagaaagacaaGGGAGAACCAGGATCAGCTGTTTCGGAGGCAGTGAAGGAGGAGAAGAGCAGTCTGTCTGATGAGGAGAAGGGTGCcagcgagaagaaaaagaagaagaagagcaaggaagacGGTGATGATGTCGCTCCAAAGAGCGTGGAAGTTGAGAAGagcgagaagaaaaaggacaagaagaagaagagcaaggaaggcGGTGATGATGTCGCTACAGAGAGTGAAGTTGAGAAGAGcgagaagaaaaaggagaagaaaaagaagaagaaagacgcAGAGGAGGCGACACAATAG